A segment of the Trifolium pratense cultivar HEN17-A07 linkage group LG7, ARS_RC_1.1, whole genome shotgun sequence genome:
caatgcaatcagaaatgcaatagggggagaagtgcaatacaatcagaagtgcaatagggagaagtgcaatgcaatcagaagagaagtgcaacaAAGGGaaattcaatcaatcaaatGAGCCTAGACagaaaccaaacaaaatcaaacaagacCAACTATCAATAGAAAGAGACCATAAGTGCCAAGAGAATACCCAATACCAAATTACTTCCTAAACAGATGCACGAACATGAACAAATTACACACTTAATAGACTCCAAAGCAACCATATAGCAGGTTCCCAATTCCAATTGCACCAATCTCAAATGCAACAAATTCCAATCTCGGTGGAGGAATTCAAACTTGCACTTTAAAGAAACAAACATATACTAGCAAATTATAAGAACAACCAGACCGAACAACCGAAGCACAAATAGAGCAAACTTGCTTTTCAATTAATTTCCTTCTTTCAATAAATCAACTGAACAACCAAAACTAATCTTGTGTTCAAACAAAAAAGACAAAGCAACATATTCCCAAATTATAGGGAACTCGGCAGCGGAAGCAACAAACAATTCAAGGAGGATCGAACCATGCTCTTGATGCCatgttagaatcagagatacacaaataggaaaagagaaagagacggctagggtttcaatagaatattaTTGCATTGCTTGacattacaaaaaggttactagagaatatataataaaacctaatggactccaaactaacaggcccaataacataaactattattttattatctaacaacaCTGTCATTCATTCTGTCATGGGAGAGAAAGTCTTAGTGGGAATTATAGGCATTCACCTTTTTCCAAGTGGGGACTTGCCCATGTTACAGAGGATAATTCACCCAATAATAATTCTAACATAggaaaaaattcattaaaagtGGAAGGTTTGGTAAATCAACAAAATGAAGTAGGAGTCACACATCATCATCAGTTATGTAATACCGACACTTTAGATTAAAGGTGTGTTTATTGTCCGATACATATCTATATCAAACACTGACATAGTTTTGAGTCACTGATACATataattacattcaattactttCATTTTATAAATTGATTATTAGTGTCGTCATATAGGGAATTGGATTAGATGCAGTCGGGATTTAAAAACTGTATTTATTGACAGTATTTGTGTAAATCGTCCGATCATGATCGGACAACTATAAATGGCCCGACTGCATGACTGCACAGAAAATATGACTGTATGGAATCCAGGTCTGTCATATAGGTAGTGTCATGTCTGTGTCAGAACTTGATAGATCATGTGAGTTTGACATTAGCAAAAGTTCATGAGTTTTTCTAAAGCTTGATTACATTCCAATGTCTATATACAATTTAAATTGTTCAAAGTTGTACAGAATCTCCATCAATGCAACCATAGAACTTGAGAAAGAAAGGTGCAAAATTATATAAACAAGTTAGTGGATAAAAGATAGCATTTTAAGATTTCCATGTAAGAAATAAGCATGAAAGCTGAATTTTATAGGAGAGCAGACATAGTGGTGCACAATGAATTATGTACTCATTGACCTTATACAATACATTACATAGTGCCTCTCAGTGTTGTACCTCAATTTTTATCTTGGTGAGCCTGGTATATATGCCAGGTCCACTTTTTTTCACTTTGCAATAAATTACATATTTGATATTACTCTACTGTGAGAATCAAAGCTGCAAATATCTCTGCACAACTTGGAGACATAAAAACAGGaatgcaatatatataatataattataaaacaaagaaaagaagttgGAGAGTGGGATATATTCATGTTGGAGTCCACTAAAGCCCTATCTAACTGACAAAACAAAAGATATGCAgaattatattaataatttcattgtgatgatgattTAATAAACTATAGGCCAGCATTTGTTATGTTTCCTATGATTCCTTTTTTGTTAAGATATCAATTATCATGGcctaaaatttgaaagaaaagaaaaaaaaatctgctaATACATGAAAATTTTTTAAGGCTTTATTTTTCACCTAAATGTGTTACAAAGAAGATATGATATTATTACCAATATCATCATTACTATTATTTTGTCATTATGCTTAAGATAAAGTCTAGCCTTTGGACTTATGTTGTTTCCTCACATgtataaacaaacaaaacttTTCTTCAAGTGGGGTTGAGCTGCAAAGTTTAATGGCAACTAAGAAACCATAATAGAGGAAAGTTAGACTGAAAAGCTCACATACTTTTTTCTTGTCAATTCCTAATAATTTGAAAACCAGGTTACTAAGGTTTTTTTATatacgaatcgaagcgacagaGGCTGAATCTCTAGACTACCGAGCTTCTTTTTATACGAATTGAatcgacaagggctgaatctctaGGTTACTGAGCTTACTTATTACTATTCTTAAGTGCCTCTAAGTGTACAAAACCtgaaaaaagtttaattttgagGTTAATGGGTATCCATCAATCATGCAGAAATTCATAAACAAATGATTGTGAAaagatatttttcttttttacaaactaagGTTATTCTTTTCATTCACATTTTCAGTAAATATTCTTCAgtggttgttgttgtggttTGCTTTATTTTATGGCCACTGTCCACAAACAAGCATAGATTCTCTCTTTGAGCTCTCTCTCCTAGCTGTGCAGCTTAAGAATGGATGATTGTGCTCTGTCTTCTCTGCTTTGATTCTCTCTTCTCATAAAGGTTTCTTGCTTTTTTCTTTGTCTTTACCTCTCTCTCTCCTTTTCATTGATACCATTCTAGGCTATTGCAGCTGCACTCTATAAACGGTGCACTCACTATATTTACATTACATGGCAATGCATATTCACACGTTTTATTCCAACTCCACCATACCCTTTAGGGTATAAAAGGGTCATCACCATTCTACATTTTACTTCATTGCAGAAACCACTTCATAGTCATTACAATTCTAGTAGTAGCTGAAGCTGTTTTCATCAGTTCTTTCTTTCAAGCAGAAAAATGAGTCATACACATTCTCATACCGGTTCTGGTTTGTTCTTTTTCCTCGACTTTATATATTACTCCTATCTTTTATCTTCAAACTTAGTATGTTATTGAGTTAtggcttttttttcttctttttacaaTTTCAGGTAGTAGAACTAATCGGCGAGCTTTCGAGTTTGGAAAGACACATGTAGTGAGGCCTAAAGGAAAACACCAAGCTACTATAGTTTGGCTACATGGACTTGGTGATAATGGTTTGAGGTATGGATGTTATCACTGTTATATGCCATGCAAACAGCATCATAACCATTAGTTATTCCTTCTCCTACTATAGTTTGTTTTGTATTGTACTTTtcctttgtggttcttgtcattTCTTTTAGAACAGCAACCCGGTTCAAAAGTAAaaagatacaaaaaaaatacaacaaacctctcttttttcttttctcttttactcTGCTCTTTCCAAtagttctgttttttttttttttttttttttgtgttttgcttCATTCTTTTGTTCAAGTACACAATCCGTATATGAAAGTTATTGAAGTTCTTTCTGGTTAGATTCTACATGGAATATATTCTGCTGAAGAAAGTTGTGATTATAATTGTTGGAAGCTTGGTTAGGAAGAGTATATACTAAATTCTCTACTTATAGACTATTGACAGAAGAATATATTACTATATGAATAGAAGCTGTCATGTTTTAGAAATATTCTTTATTGTGTTTAGTGTGGACACATATTGAGTTTGAGCATTTCAATGTATGGTTTAGTACTTTTATGTTAGACAAATTTATCTTGGAAATGAGAAACTTAATTAATGTAAGATTTACATATGCTTATCtgattttgtgtttttggttCTCTGCAGCTCATCTCAGTTGCTGGAATCACTTCCACTTCCAAATGTGAGAATCTTTATTTATATCTTCAATCAGTTTGAATATGTCTTAAATACTTCACTAGGCTAATATTATCATTCCATAACTATAATATTTTGATAACTCCTGAGTTCTATAATATGATTTTCTTATGATATGTTACAGATAAAATGGATTTGTCCTACTGCTCCTACCCGTCCCGTAGCGATACTTGGTGGTTTTCCTTGCACTGCATGTAATATAAACAATCCTTCTTTCTTCCTATTCTTTGTTAATTGAATTAGAGTACCAAGTAAGTCTAATTAACTTTGTGATTGCATATTATAATCTGCAGGGTTTGATGTGGGAGAACTTTCAGAAGATGGTCCAGATGATTGGGAGGGTTTAGATGCATCAGCATCACATATTGCTAACTTGTTGTCAACAGAGCCAGCTGATGGTTGGTACTTTCAAtgctttaatttaattaataatgcaaattttgattttacCTTAAAGTTGGTATGTTGAATTAATACTATTTGATTTGATTCCTATGTGACAGTGAAAGTTGGTATTGGAGGGTTTAGCATGGGTGCAGCAATAGCTTTATACTCTGCAACATGTTATGCCATGGGAAGGTATAGTAATGGTATCCCATACCCTGTCAGTTTAAGAGCAGTTGTTGGACTCAGTGGTTGGCTTCCAGGATCAAGGTATCCTATATTATAACATTATTATTTGCTCTATAATTTTGATAAGAACTTTAGTCATtttaatgaaatatatattgTGAAAACATAATATGTTATCTTCTTATCAGTTTCACCATAATCATTTGTCCACTGTGTTGGAACCTGCTATTTTGTAGGAGCTTAGGAAACAAGATAGAAGTCTCGCATGAAGCACGAAGGCGAGCTGCTTCGTTACCGATTTTACAGTGTCATGGAATCAGTACGTATATACTGATGTAACTATTTCATACAGATTTCGATCTCAACCGTCTAATCACAAATTAACAGTCAAGATTgcttaaaattgattttgttattGTGTAATCTAAACTGTACGATCTCATATTAACGGTTGAGTACGTTTACTGCATGAATACATGTACTTCTTTTACCACTGTAGAGGATCCAATTTTGTTCACGAATGCAATACTATCTTTTTACTGCATAAGATCCTAGTAACTAAAGACATTTGCAGCAGATAAGAAATATGCAGCTATAATGATCCCCTTTGCTACTATTACTAGAATGTTTGTATAAAAGATTAAGCATAATATAAAAGTATCCATTTTGCAGGTGATGATGTAGTACACTGCAAGTATGGAGAGAAATCTGCACAATCCTTAAGCTCAGCAGGATTTCGATATGTTGCATTCAAATCCTATGAAGGGTAAGATGATATCAATCATCACACTAATGAAACATGTGAGTTATTATTACAGTTTGTCTGAGTTTGTTGGTTTTTTATGCATGCAGGATTGGTCATTACACAGTTCCAAGAGAGATGGGTGAAGTTTCCACCTGGCTTAGTTCAAGGTTGGGGCTTGAAGGATTTTCGTCGTAAATGACAAAACCATTGTTGGTATGAAAATATGAATCAGAGCATGCTTGTAGAATAATAACAGTGGGGGGAGGGAAGATGCAAATGAACAAGCAAAACAATGAACTAGCTAGATGGTGGAGTGGTTAATGGGGTATATATCAATAGGAGGATTCATTTTCTGGGTTTCTTTTTGTTGTGTTGGTGAGCAATAAAGATATATGAATGTGTTTTTATTAAGTATTTCTCTCATTATTATTGTAGAATCTAGGTATTGAGTCAGTTGTACTATTGGAGagatttttagttatttttattattattgtaacaaaACAGGGAACTTGGAGTCCTTGTTTTTCAATTTGGataaacttttttcttttttgggtgAACTATAATTTAAAACTTTATGTAGCTAAGATTATGCTTTTGTTTTTAAGAGAGAAAAATTAGGTTATTTATTAACCATAGCATACAAAGGAGCTACCAAGCTACCAACTATTCTAAACTGAAGGTGAGATTACAATGTCTTTGTCCTTGGGATAGGAGCTTAAAAATGTCATTCATTCATGAACTTGTGTTTTGACATTAGAGtttaataatgaaaataatatgTACTCTAAGCAAGAGGAGATTGGGGAGGATACTGAACGGTATACTTTCTGCAATATAATACCTATGTTCTTATTGTTCTTATTATCACATTATTCTAACTCAGGATGAATAAAAGTTCAGTCTTAAACTCTTAATATTATACTGTGTACAACAAATAAACAATAAAGCAACGTATGCACGCACAAGGAATTTTTATAccttaacaattttttattcgTCAAATAACTTATAACTATCCATAAAATCTGATACAAAGACATCACATAATGTCATCTTTTcatcaaaagaaacaaattgcATCGAACAAGTCGGTCTAAACTACCTCTCTCTTTTTAAATCCCATCAGCTTAGTTGTGCTTTTACTGCTTTGGCACAATATCTTTAAGCTTTTCCTTCAACTCACCAGTCTACAAGGATGTGAAATATAGTTAAACAGGAGAACacaaaaatattgtaaaaattgATCAACTCTTGCAATGGGAATTAACCTGGTGCATATTAAGAACAATATCTGATCCACCAATAAACTCTCCCTTAATGAAAACTTGTGGAAATGTTGGCCAGTGACTGCAGAAAAAGAACATGGGAGAAATATAAGAAATGTATGTGGGCCTCATCTGTAAATTATTAAGCTGttcatttcaaaaaaattattaagctATTAAAAGGGAACAGTAATTTTAGTTGGCAGGTCCTGCACTTCTGGTACCATGTTTGAAAACCAAATAATAAGACGCAAAGTCATAGCATTTGAAATGCAACGAAAAAATGTAGGAACTCATTTAACAAAGTTTCCAAATGCATGCACATATATCCACAACATACAAGGACATATTTTTGCTCTGCAGATTTAACATGATAGCAGTTCAGATCCTTAGGCCATGTTTGGGTTTGGGAGTTCATTTTTGGAGGGAAGTGGAGGGGAAgacttatttttcatttttaaattaaagaaataaaattttctaaaattgatTGTAAGGGTGATTGATATATTATATGATCATCTATCGCGtcatttcttcaattttttaaaaacctCAAATTAATAACCCTCCAAAACCAAGTTCCCAAACATACAAGTGAATAAATGACAAATTAAGAACCAGCAAAAGTTCACTAGATATATTGAAATCAACTGTAACAAGTAAACAAACACACACGGGAAGAACATTACTCTGAAGAAGATAGAGTAATATAACCAGCAAGAAGGAACTTACCTGAAAGCTTTAACAGCATTTTTCAGTTCAGGATCCTCCAAAATGTTTCTAGCGCTTAAAGGAACATCTGCAAAAGCAACAAATAACAATAATTGCAACGTATAAAATTCTCAGTTTGTCATCCAGTACAGCTATGTCATATTCAGTTATTTACAAGAATTTCTGTAGGTAAATTGAAAGAGCAAGAAAAAGTCATCAAAGGGAAAATCTCATTTGAAACTTAAAGGCATGCTATATAATCTCACGAAGGTTATAATATAGGTCATTATGAATAAATTTGAGGCCAGCACCTATGAATCACCCTTTCTTCTTGTTTTAATAGTACTATGATTTAAAATTATGTTAGTTTCCTACTTTCCTTTTCAATGATTCCATTCAATATAATTAGACCGAAACATGATATGACAGAAAAACAGTAGCTACATTGACATCAGCCCCCTTCAACAAATTGATTAATCCCCATAACGTTTGATAGAAATGCAAGTTATGTAACACTATATCCATTTCAAGTCATGCACAATTTTCGGAATACAGGGGAAAGTAACAATTCTACCATGAAAAACAAGTTCAAAAGATATAATTTTTCGGGTAGCAAGGTTGACACGTGAAAAATATCACTTACcatattgttttaaaactttaacTGCAAGGGAACTAAATCCACACTGTGGAAAATCAGGTACACCTTTCATGTAAAGCATAACAGGATTGTCCTTGACATCCTGTA
Coding sequences within it:
- the LOC123897571 gene encoding monothiol glutaredoxin-S15, mitochondrial, which produces MATILFKGIAARSLTARLTSSCYYGMRYSTKVSNDPDTHDDFKPASKLENSGTSLSDIVEQDVKDNPVMLYMKGVPDFPQCGFSSLAVKVLKQYDVPLSARNILEDPELKNAVKAFSHWPTFPQVFIKGEFIGGSDIVLNMHQTGELKEKLKDIVPKQ
- the LOC123897570 gene encoding acyl-protein thioesterase 2-like, with translation MSHTHSHTGSGSRTNRRAFEFGKTHVVRPKGKHQATIVWLHGLGDNGLSSSQLLESLPLPNIKWICPTAPTRPVAILGGFPCTAWFDVGELSEDGPDDWEGLDASASHIANLLSTEPADVKVGIGGFSMGAAIALYSATCYAMGRYSNGIPYPVSLRAVVGLSGWLPGSRSLGNKIEVSHEARRRAASLPILQCHGISDDVVHCKYGEKSAQSLSSAGFRYVAFKSYEGIGHYTVPREMGEVSTWLSSRLGLEGFSS